The Nitrospirota bacterium genome segment CGACCATCAAGACATTTTTCATGGCAAGGCTCCTCTATCAAGTGGACTACTATAGCAGGCCGCTGAACTAGGGTAAAATAACCCACCATGAGCCTTCTCGAAGCACGTTCGCACATTGCCGCCGCACGAGCCATCACGATCCTGACCGGTGCGGGGATCTCAGCCGACAGCGGCGTACCGACCTTTCGCGGGACAGAGGGCTTATGGCGCAACTACCGAGCAGAAGATCTCGCAACCCCGGAGGCCTTTGCACGGGACCCGCGATTAGTCTGGGAATGGTACAACTGGCGGCGGGAATTGATTGCCACGAAACAGCCGAACCCTGCCCACCTCGCGCTGGCAGAACTTGAACGTCGCAGGCCAGAGACATTCTGGCTCATTACACAAAATGTGGATGGGCTCCACCCTGCCGCAGGATCGCAGCACCTCTCGGAAATTCATGGCAACATCTGGAAGGTGCGCTGTACCGGCTGTGGCATGGTCTCGGACAACCGCGAGGTCCCTCTCTCCATCCTGCCGACTTGCCTTCAATGCGGTGAGCTGCTTCGGCCTCATATCGTCTGGTTCGGGGAGTCACTCCTGGAGGAAGATCTGCGGCGCTGCGATGAGGCGTTGCGATCCTGCGATCTCTTACTGATGATCGGCACGTCTGGAGTGGTCTATCCGGCAGCAGGATTCGCGTCTGTCGCGAAGGAGGGAGGCGCACTAGTTATCGAGATCAATCTTGAGAGCACTCAACAGTCGAACCTGGTTGACCTCTCGTTGCAGGGCCGCGCGAAGGATCTGGTTCCGTTACTGTTTTGAGGCCATGACCAGGGGCAGGAGTTCGTCTAACGTCCTAATCACATGGCCGCCCGTCGCCGGAGCGCGCCCTGTTCGATCCAGCAACACACCAGTCAAACCCGCCTTCGTCGCCCCCTCCACATCGTCTCTGAGACTGTCTCCGACATGCATCGCTTCGCAGGGATCGATCGCATGTTTTTCCAGGGCCATTTCGAAAATCTTTGAGGCTGGCTTGGCACACATGGAAAGGCTGGCAATCGTCACCGTATCGAAGAGCCGGTCGATGCCGAGGCCCCGGATCACCGAAAAGAGTCTGGTGTCGAAGTTGGAAACGATCCCCAATTCAAAGCCCTCTTCACGCAGCCTGGTCAGCACGGCATGGGTTTCAGGAAACAGGGTCCAGGAGCGGGGATCTTCAAACACCTGAAAGACCTGCTCGAAGAATTCATCGAACCGCGCGAACATCCCGACGCGGTAAAATACGTTATGGACGATGTCGAACCACCAGAGCCGCTCGCATTGCTTCAACTTAAGCGGGTCTGTGACGGCAAAAATCGGCGGAGACGCGTCGCGAAAGGCGCGCTGAAAGGCTTGGGCAATCAATGCCTGCGAATCGGGAGTCTGCTTGAACCCATGCTGAATCGCATGCTGAAGGTAAATATCCGCCACCGAACCGTTCACGTGAAACAGGGTTTCAGCCGCGTCGAAAAATATGACCTGGATTGGCGTTGTCATTGGTCCTACGAGTCCTCTCCCACTCGATGAGCGGTCCACTCAGCATTCCGAAGCAGCCACCCGCATAGATCCTGCGTTTTCTTGACAAAGAATATACCCGCTGCTAGCGTCAATATCACTAATATCATTGGAGAATCCTGTGTCTTCCACCATCTTTATTATCGACAGCAGCCCCGCCGTCCGCCGCATGGTCGAACAGCTCTCGACCTCGGAAGGGTGCGAGATCTTGGGGTTTCAGGATGGCCCGACCGCCCTGGAGGCGGCACGCACGATGAGTCCCCATCTCATCATCGCAGACTATCATTTGGACCAGATGACCTTCACGGGGTTCTGCAAAGAAGTCTACAAACTCGACCACCTGGCGGAAACCGACATCGTCTCTCTGATCAGCCCCTCGGACCATGTGGATGAAGTTCACTTACGTTCGCTGGGGGTCAAGGCATCGCTCACAAAGCCCTTTCAGCCCGAACACCTCATCGCCGTCATCAAGGATTTGAAAGAGCAGCAGACCGCCAAAACGAACGGAGCGAAAAAGAAACCCCGCTCCTGGCCGCCGGTCTCACAGGCGACGGACTCAGAGGCTGACGCAGATCACGATGACCGCCCAACCGGGGAAAAAGAGGACCAGGCGCTCGCACCCCACCCTCAACCGAAAGACACCCCTGTGACCATGACTTCAGCCTCCGCCGCAATCGAACCGGAAGACATGATGAAAGGCCTCTTCAGCCAGCTTCTCCAGTCCATGTCAGAGCGAACGGAAAAAAAGATTACCGAACTGCTCCCGCAGATGGTGGGCAAAGACCTGGCAGCCCTCGTGGCCAAAGCCGTGGAAGCAGAAGTCCGCACACAAACCGGCGCCTCCCTCTCGGAAGAACGGCTGACATTGGCGCTTGAACCGTTGCTCCTCCAGGCGTTGCCGAAAGCGCTTGAACAGAAAATGGCCCTTCTCGACCCCATCATCCAGCGCAGCCTGGCCGACATCGCCGGTCCCCTGATCCAGGCGCGCCTCGAGCAATTCGTCGCTGAACAGACCGCCGCCCTTCGCGCCACGCTGCCCGATATGGTTCGAGAACAACTCGGATCGATCGAGGAACTCGTCAAGGAAGAGATCCAGCGAACTGCCGCCAAACAGACAACGGGGATGGTCGAAGAGCTCGTTCGCGCGGCAGCCCGCGAGCAGATCGAAGAGGCTGTTCAGCGGCTGGTGCCTGGCTTGGCTGAAGCACAGATCAAAGCAGAGCTCACGCGCCTCACCGCTGCCGCGTAAGGCCTCGCCCTGCTCGGTCCTACCCCTTCTTGGTCTTCTTACCCCGTTTGGCTGTCGCCAAGGCCTTCACTCGCGCCATGTTCTTCAAATGCTTCTTTCTGGTCTTCCGGTCTTTTTCACGCCCTGTGGCCATAGTCTCTCCAAATCGTAAAAAGTGGAAGCGGAGCGAACCTTTCGCCCTCGCCCTGTGCGAGTCTGTATAGCACACGCCACCACACCCCTCAAGCTATCTGTGGCCCCATCTTTCCTTGAGAGGGCATCAGCCGCATGCTAAGATGTGCCGCAAGTCCAGC includes the following:
- a CDS encoding NAD-dependent deacylase; amino-acid sequence: MSLLEARSHIAAARAITILTGAGISADSGVPTFRGTEGLWRNYRAEDLATPEAFARDPRLVWEWYNWRRELIATKQPNPAHLALAELERRRPETFWLITQNVDGLHPAAGSQHLSEIHGNIWKVRCTGCGMVSDNREVPLSILPTCLQCGELLRPHIVWFGESLLEEDLRRCDEALRSCDLLLMIGTSGVVYPAAGFASVAKEGGALVIEINLESTQQSNLVDLSLQGRAKDLVPLLF
- a CDS encoding HAD-IA family hydrolase — encoded protein: MTTPIQVIFFDAAETLFHVNGSVADIYLQHAIQHGFKQTPDSQALIAQAFQRAFRDASPPIFAVTDPLKLKQCERLWWFDIVHNVFYRVGMFARFDEFFEQVFQVFEDPRSWTLFPETHAVLTRLREEGFELGIVSNFDTRLFSVIRGLGIDRLFDTVTIASLSMCAKPASKIFEMALEKHAIDPCEAMHVGDSLRDDVEGATKAGLTGVLLDRTGRAPATGGHVIRTLDELLPLVMASKQ
- a CDS encoding response regulator, giving the protein MSSTIFIIDSSPAVRRMVEQLSTSEGCEILGFQDGPTALEAARTMSPHLIIADYHLDQMTFTGFCKEVYKLDHLAETDIVSLISPSDHVDEVHLRSLGVKASLTKPFQPEHLIAVIKDLKEQQTAKTNGAKKKPRSWPPVSQATDSEADADHDDRPTGEKEDQALAPHPQPKDTPVTMTSASAAIEPEDMMKGLFSQLLQSMSERTEKKITELLPQMVGKDLAALVAKAVEAEVRTQTGASLSEERLTLALEPLLLQALPKALEQKMALLDPIIQRSLADIAGPLIQARLEQFVAEQTAALRATLPDMVREQLGSIEELVKEEIQRTAAKQTTGMVEELVRAAAREQIEEAVQRLVPGLAEAQIKAELTRLTAAA